The nucleotide sequence TTTACATTTTATATGTATACGTGTCTCTgtatcttataagattttaaaatttgcgtgTCGACGTGTCCCGTATCTACAAATCTACAGTAATTGGTTGACTGATTTTTAGTGGGCACATATTTATTTGAATCGATAAAGATCTTTAACTATGGTTTTGGCTCGAAACTACATTTGGGATTAAGTAAACTCCCTAAATATTCCGTACAAGCGACAAATATTCAAATATGAGAGGAGGTCTGTTTTTAACAGAGTCATTGATTCACCTAATTTTTCTTTCAGAACATTTTAAAGCATAAGATCTTTGGAAGTAATAGGGGACTTGCGGAATCGATGTATAAGTAAAGCGATAAGTTTTGATATTAACCGCTGAATCGTGACCCTATATTGCAAATTTGCCatgttaaaaataataatagcTTATAATATGCCATTTCTAAATCAAGATGCTTGGTGTAATTGGCGTTTGGCTGGGTTTCTTAACCATCTAGTTAACGGGTTTAAAATTGTGTATAGAAAtagttattaattttttactagtagtcatgttcttttactggttgaaaagaaaaatactagGTGTACAAGTATTtcttaaatcaaatttttaacaaaattttcgtggaattttttatttttataaataaaataaatgtgataattatcaaaataaataatttaaaaattatttaccgTTTTAAATTTTAGGTGTAAACGAGATGGCATTGCgtgtatctcgtttacattgtaacCGAGATAGGACACGTCAGCTGCCACGTATGtatttcgtttacactataaacaagATACATGAAATGCTCATCTCGTTTATAATGTAAATGAGATAGATAGAAAACAAAGTGGCAGCAACTATAAAAGAATGTGTAATCCTTAGTATTTTTTACGAACATTTTCTATCCTTTTTTTATCTGATTTTTCTCACGAAAACAAGCTATTAATGGCCAGTAATAGTCCATACATAATTGTGCTTGTTTATGTCGTATGAGAAATGGGGACAACGAGGTGACCTTTGAGTGCGAGGATCCGATATTGTTTCGCACTCAGCGTGTGAATACATTGTCGGAattgaagagtttgatattgagcaagtTCAGTGGTACAAAAGTGAGGAAGATCGGAAGGATAGCGTATAGGTTGCTGGCACCCATGGGTAACGGAGTCTTTCGGTTTTGGCTATTCGGACTTTAAGGGGACGAGCATGTGCGCCTGATGTTTGACATCCATGGGAGGATCATGGTGGAGCAGGTAATGGAGCTTTCCACCGAGGTGGGacatagtggtggtggtggttcggTACACGCGACCTATGTACAAGACGACCGACCTCTCGCACTACCGTCGATTCATGTTGCCATTCCAGTGGATGAGACAGAAGAGGGCGAGGAGGAGTCGGACGAGGATTACGTGGCGGACAGTGCGAACGAGAATTATGGTGCGGACATgccttatctcatttacactacGTGGCAGCTGACGTGTcctatctcgtttacaatgtaaacgagataagatccTGAAATTTAAAACcgtaaaatattttcaaattatttattttgataatgatcacatttattttatttataaaaataaaaaatctaatttttgTGTGCTTTTTTTTCAATCCTCTTCCTCTTTTGTTATTGTCGTCATCATGTTCTTTTTTTTGTACGCTTCTTTCTTTAACGTCGTTGTCGCTGCCGCCACCGTTGTCTTgttgtttaattttttcttttttttctcttcatcCTCTTTTATTATTGGTCCTCgttgttttcatcttcttcttctcttataAATGTTTAGAAAAATAGAGTATAGAAATTTGTGCGATGTGCAAAAAATTGTATTATATACAGAAATTTGTACACTATaccaataaaatatatacaacacATAAATTTTAATGTATAGTACAAAAATCTTGGTGTATAGTATAAAAATTTTGATGTGCAGCATATAAACGTTTGGAGAACTACatacaaaatattgactcatccATCTAATAAAATATATTCACAATAAAAATTTGTGTACTATGTGCAAAAATTTATGTCTAGGATTAGATACCCAATAGTAGCTGGGTTGTAGTGAAATTAGAGTATGTGTGTGAGTGGGGGTGTGTGTTTGAATAAAAAAAGGTTATTTATCATCTCCTCTAATCATCTCTATGGTGGTCATTGCTGTTCTCTACTGAATCCACAGTTCCACACAAAAGGGGTGGTTTTTCTCTTTGATCTTGCCTCGCTTTGTCACTTAGTATCCTTACAAGTTAACTAAGATCttaagtttttagtttatttctgaAATACATTCTAAGAAACTAGATGGGATCAAGGTGACACATGCTCATTGCAATGAGCACTCAACAGATCCAGCAAATACAACTACAACTGCCATTTACCATTGTTTTGTATGCCTCAAGTATACACCTTGCCCTTTGATATTAGAAGACAAActttttgtattctattttttctTAACTTTCAGTTTAAATACTTAGAAAAGAAAGGTACACAAAAGTTTGTGCATATAAACATTCTTCCTTTCAATTTGTTACCACAATGCTAAGAGTGAAGTGGAAGTGGAAGTAGggtcatttctttttttttttcagttaaaGACTTAGAGCCCTACAACGGGTCTCATTTCCAGGCTTCTGAGAGTGACATTTATAACATTGGGCATGTTCAACCTTATGCTTCTTCCATCACATAAAAAAAATGCATCTTATATCTATCTTTCAGTATTACNNNNNNNNNNNNNNNNNNNNNNNNNNNNNNNNNNNNNNNNNNNNNNNNNNNNNNNNNNNNNNNNNNNNNNNNNNNNNNNNNNNNNNNNNNNNNNNNNNNNNNNNNNNNNNNNNNNNNNNNNNNNNNNNNNNNNNNNNNNNNNNNNNNNNNNNNNNNNNNNNNNNNNNNNNNNNNNNNNNNNNNNNNNNNNNNNNNNNNNNNNNNNNNNNNNNNNNNNNNNNNNNNNNNNNNNNNNNNNNNNNNNNNNNNNNNNNNNNNNNNNNNNNNNNNNNNNNNNNNNNtccaaaaaaaaaaaaacaatgtaaTTTTAAGTTCCAGCAGCTCAATCATACATATTAATGAGACAAAAGCATCAAAACCTTCAATTCAATACTCTCTCTAATCATAATGCTTTATGCTTTCTAGTCCTATGTCTAATGACTAATGTTTTTTTCATATGAAAAGTAACGGGAAGAAATTTCCAATTTTGGGGAAAGATTCTCTCAGCTTAATTTTGCACTTATTATTCCTTCAATGGATCCAACAAGAGTAAACATTCCCACCACAAAACAAACAATGCTAAAAGTTCTAAGCAAGACCCACTTCGTTGTCCATGGTTGAATGTTGCCCTGACTCAAGTACATTTCCACTGGAAAATATATCGTTAATGGCCAAAAGATTATGCCANNNNNNNNNNNNNNNNNNNACGGAAAAGCTGGCAGAAAAGGAAGTTTCAAGTTATATGTTTGATTCACAAAATCGCTGTCCGGGAATTTGAACCGAAGCCAATTTTCAACATTGGCGAAGAGTGGCTGGCTATACACCTGCAACAGATCAACATAAATGTTGAAGAATGTGGGATAACAGATGTATGAAATGGAAGCACCATAATAAAAACTTTGGGGGTGCTATCTTTATATGTACCTGATATGCACCAACAAGATGAACAACTATACAAGCATTGGCAAAGTCTACTAGCCAGTGAGGCCTTGCAAATTCAAACCCTGTTAAAAGGTTTCCCGGTGTGTCATTGCCGAAAGCTGCATATCCAGCACAGCCGCAACAGAGGTAGAAAAACGTCGTGATAATGACTGCTATTAGCGAGGCCCTCCTCATGGTTACGTTTTCAGGAGGAGGTGACTTCAAGGTATCCTTCAACAATTGTACGGATTCACATTAGCCTTTTATAATCATCAAGTTCTGCTAAAGGTAGCATGTTTTGTTATTGTCCTGAGACAAATGGGACTCAGATATTTGGGACAAACATGTTTGAAAAATCAATCATGCTACATGTACACAAAAAATTAGCTACCAAATTAGCCATCCATATAGAATATATGTTGGAATAcaaaatacacacacacacacacacacacacacacacacacacacacaaatacATGGTAGCTGATTTTTGGTGTGTACATGGTATTTTTGTTGAACAATAAGAAAGACAAAGGGTTGTCCTTTTCTCAAAACAACTTTGAAGACAATCTCTGTACATTCAAAATAGAGGGAGATAAAAGACATGTCCTAGGGGCAATTTGAACTGAATTTATGAGCCCCAAAATAGAAGGGACATGAAGGTAACATCTCTACCATCCCACTGTCTCTGTTCTTTCTGTTCCAAACGCTACCCTAAGGATATTGTAAAGTTACATTCTGAGCATCTGATTTCATAAGGTGCGTACCTGTACTTCTATAAGAATTACTGAGAATGGATAGGAGAATGCTATGTCACCAAGAGCTTGAGCAACCAGCCACATCTTTTGAACATCAGTAGAAGTAGGAATTCCTTCAATGGTACCCTCAGCATATCCTTTTTCTGATCCCAATGTAATGGTTCAAGACAAATGTCATAAAGGGAGtcaaagtagaagaaattattACTAAGAAAGATTGAATTCTAAATGGGCTAAACAAAAATATGATTTATGATAGGGCACTATTTGATCTATGTAGCCTACCCATTTAATGGTACAAGGCTTAATTGTTGTTGTATTGGTTCAaaacaaaataacaaataaatactGATGAGCATACCTACGGTTTGCTTGATGGCGAACCCCATTCCTATGAAGGCATAAGCAAAGGACATAACCGCCGCGACAACCGAAAGCCACTGAATGTTATGGAAGTTTGGTATCTGTGAAAGAAGAATCTGGATAACTCCAAATATAAGCATGTAGTATGAATCCCCAAACTCACATGCACCATTCCCGTTCTTAATGTGACAGTTTGATTCTTGGATTGCTCTGCAGCAACAAATACAAAAAGCAGTCTAAATCAATAAAATTATTGTTTAGCATTTAGCAATATTGGTAGTCAGATTCTGTTGGAGTATAAATAACATATCATGCTTAAAATAAGTGGCACTAGCAAGGTTAACTGCATTTTATTCCCTGAACTTTACACCATGTGCACTTTAACTCCCAAATCAAAAATGTAAATTTGGGTCCCTTAACCTTTGCCAAATATG is from Arachis ipaensis cultivar K30076 chromosome B01, Araip1.1, whole genome shotgun sequence and encodes:
- the LOC107612881 gene encoding probable amino acid permease 7 (The sequence of the model RefSeq protein was modified relative to this genomic sequence to represent the inferred CDS: added 100 bases not found in genome assembly), whose amino-acid sequence is MADDCASNDSTPLLQTQYAESEPKRTGTVWTAVAHIVTGVIGSGVLSLAWSIAQLGWIGGPLAMLLFASITLLSSFLLSNTYRSPDPEYGPKRSSSYLDAVNIHQGVGTGRLCGVFVNVSLYGFGIAYIITSAISMRAIQESNCHIKNGNGACEFGDSYYMLIFGVIQILLSQIPNFHNIQWLSVVAAVMSFAYAFIGMGFAIKQTVEKGYAEGTIEGIPTSTDVQKMWLVAQALGDIAFSYPFSVILIEVQDTLKSPPPENVTMRRASLIAVIITTFFYLCCGCAGYAAFGNDTPGNLLTGFEFARPHWLVDFANACIVVHLVGAYQVYSQPLFANVENWLRFKFPDSDFVNQTYNLKLPFLPAFPLNFLRLTFRTAYVVSTTIIGMLFPYFNQILGVLGGIIFWPLTIYFPVEMYLSQGNIQPWTTKWVLLRTFSIVCFVVGMFTLVGSIEGIISAKLS